AAGGAAGGTTCAGGGCTGGCGATGGCGGGTACTGGTGGTTCTTTCCGCCGGCCTGCTGATTGTACTGATCGGATTCAGCCGCCTTTATCTCGGCGTTCATTACTTGAGCGATGTACTCGCGGGCATGGCGGCAGGGTCAGCGTGGCTTGCGCTCTGTTTGTCCGCCGTGGGAACCCTCCGGCATCATCGCTCCATTCTCCAGTAAGGGGAAAGACTGGGACGATTCCGATCGTAATCTTCGTACACCCTTGCAACAGCGATTTCATAAGGAAGATTTCGGAACAGGTTCAAAAGCAAGGGGCCGGATTTATCCACAACGCGGTTCCGGCCCCTCGGCACCTTGCTCCTATTTTACAATCAGGTTGTTTTTCACCGATTTGACACCCTTCACGCCGCGGGCTACCTCTCCCGCCCTGCTCACGCTCTGAGACGAATCGACAAATCCGCTTAACTGGACCTCCCCCTTGAACGTCTCGACATTGATCTGGAACACTTTCAGGGAGGGATCGTTGAAAATCGCGGCTTTTACCTTGGTCGTAATCGCCGAATCATCGAGATACTCGCCGGTCCCCTCGCGTTTTGGCGTGGCTGCGCACCCCAGGTATACGGTGACCAACGCGATGCAGACCAGGAAACTCAAGATGCGGTGTCTTTTTACCATGATCTCCTCTCCTCTGGTTCGTGCGTGAACTGCATGGCTCCAAGTTATTGTTTCTTCATCATCTTCTTTGCCGGCTTTTTCTCACCCATCTTCATGGTCATCATCTTCTTCATTTTCTTGAATTGTTCGTCCGTAATAATAGTCCGCATGTCTTTCATGGCACTTAACATTTCCAGATGATGTGCTGTCTTTATCTCGGAAATTTTTTTGACTGCAGCGTTGGCCTTCTCCAAGTCAAAATCTTTCACTTCCAGGATATCCATGAGTTCAATTTTCGCAATCTTCAGGTCAGCTTTGAATCGGGCCTGCTTTTTTTCCATTTCGCTATGCATCGGTTTCATTTTCGAGATCTGATCATCGGTAAGCCCAATCTTATCTGCATGTTGTATGCACATGCCCATCATGTCGCCCATCTTGTCCATATTTCCCATTTCCATCATCCGTCCATGTCCTTCCCCATGGCCCTTCATGGACATCTCTTTCATCTGTGAAAAAGCGGGGCCATGTACGCTGAACGTCAGCAGCGCCACCGCTGCCACAATAATAGAGATCGAAAATTTTGCTTTCATCGCACATTC
The Candidatus Deferrimicrobium sp. genome window above contains:
- a CDS encoding Spy/CpxP family protein refolding chaperone, with product MKAKFSISIIVAAVALLTFSVHGPAFSQMKEMSMKGHGEGHGRMMEMGNMDKMGDMMGMCIQHADKIGLTDDQISKMKPMHSEMEKKQARFKADLKIAKIELMDILEVKDFDLEKANAAVKKISEIKTAHHLEMLSAMKDMRTIITDEQFKKMKKMMTMKMGEKKPAKKMMKKQ
- a CDS encoding BON domain-containing protein, producing the protein MVKRHRILSFLVCIALVTVYLGCAATPKREGTGEYLDDSAITTKVKAAIFNDPSLKVFQINVETFKGEVQLSGFVDSSQSVSRAGEVARGVKGVKSVKNNLIVK